The following proteins are co-located in the Apium graveolens cultivar Ventura chromosome 5, ASM990537v1, whole genome shotgun sequence genome:
- the LOC141659192 gene encoding eukaryotic peptide chain release factor subunit 1-3, with product MSESHETDKNIEIWKIKKLIKALEAARGNGTSMISLIMPPRDQVSRVTKMLGDEYGTASNIKSRVNRQSVLGAITSAQQRLKLYNKVPPNGLVLYTGTIVTDDGKEKKVTIDFEPFRPINATLYLCDNKFHTEALNELLESDDKFGFIVMDGNGTLFGTLSGNTREILHKFTVDLPKKHGRGGQSALRFARLRMEKRHNYVRKTAELATQFYINPATSQPNVSGLILAGSADFKTELSQSDMFDPRLQAKILNVVDVSYGGENGFNQAIELSAEILSNVKFIQEKRLIGKYFDEISQDTGKYVFGVDDTLKALEMGAVEILIVWENLDVNRYVLKNSATSEIVIKHLNKEQEADQSNFRDAETNAELEVQEKLSLLEWFANEYKKFGCTLEFVTNKSQEGSQFCRGFGGIGGILRYQLDIRSFDELSDDGELYEDSD from the coding sequence ATGTCTGAAAGTCACGAGACTGATAAGAACATTGAAATATGGAAGATCAAAAAGCTTATCAAGGCTCTTGAAGCTGCAAGAGGAAACGGAACAAGCATGATTTCTCTGATTATGCCTCCTCGTGATCAGGTATCTCGTGTCACAAAAATGCTCGGGGATGAATATGGAACTGCTTCAAACATAAAAAGCAGGGTGAACCGGCAATCTGTTCTAGGTGCCATTACATCTGCTCAACAAAGACTTAAGCTCTATAACAAGGTTCCTCCAAATGGACTTGTTCTTTACACTGGAACTATTGTAACTGATGATGGAAAGGAAAAGAAGGTTACCATTGATTTTGAGCCCTTTAGGCCTATCAATGCAACTCTTTATCTCTGTGACAACAAGTTCCATACAGAAGCTCTGAATGAACTTTTGGAATCTGATGACAAGTTTGGTTTTATTGTCATGGACGGGAATGGAACGCTTTTTGGGACATTAAGTGGCAATACCAGAGAGATTCTTCATAAATTCACTGTTGATCTCCCAAAGAAACACGGTAGAGGAGGACAATCAGCATTGCGTTTTGCTCGTCTCCGAATGGAGAAAAGGCACAACTATGTTAGGAAGACTGCAGAACTTGCCACTCAGTTTTATATTAATCCTGCCACTAGCCAGCCCAATGTTTCAGGATTAATTCTTGCCGGATCTGCAGACTTTAAAACCGAGCTGAGTCAGTCTGATATGTTTGATCCCCGTCTCCAGGCGAAAATTTTAAATGTTGTTGATGTTTCTTATGGGGGAGAGAATGGTTTCAATCAAGCAATTGAGCTTTCTGCAGAGATCCTCTCCAATGTGAAATTCATACAGGAAAAGCGCTTAATAGGCAAATACTTTGATGAGATTAGTCAGGACACTGGCAAGTATGTGTTTGGTGTAGATGATACTTTGAAGGCTCTTGAAATGGGTGCTGTTGAAATTCTCATTGTATGGGAAAATCTCGATGTTAATAGGTATGTGCTTAAGAACAGTGCTACATCTGAAATAGTCATAAAACACCTGAACAAAGAGCAGGAGGCCGATCAAAGTAATTTCCGGGATGCCGAAACCAATGCTGAACTAGAGGTTCAAGAAAAGCTGTCTTTGTTGGAGTGGTTTGCTAATGAATACAAAAAGTTTGGCTGTACATTGGAGTTTGTCACCAACAAATCACAAGAGGGATCTCAGTTTTGCAGGGGATTTGGTGGAATTGGAGGAATCCTTCGCTACCAGCTTGATATTCGATCTTTTGATGAGCTTTCTGATGACGGAGAACTTTATGAAGATTCTGACTAG